GGCACGACGGTGGGCGCGACGGCATCGCCCGGACGCACGCGCTGCAACCCGTTGACGACGATGTGCTCGCCCGGCTTCAGGCCGGCGGTGATGACGCGCAGGCCGTCCTGCGACGCACCCAGCTGCACCTCGCGGTACTGCACGTGGTTCTGGCCGTCCACCACCATGACGAAGCGCTTGCTCTGGTCGGTGCCCAGCGCGCGTTCGTCGATCAGGATGGCGTTGTGCGGGTTGCCGCCGCCCAGGCGGATGCGGGCATACAGCCCGGGCACCAGGGTGCCGTCGCCATTTTCGAAGGTGGCGCGCACGCGGATGGTGCCGGAGCCGGTGTCCAGCCGGTTGTCGACGTACTGGACGTTGCCGCGGCGCGAATAGCCGTCTTCATTGGCCAGGCCCATGAACACCGGCACCGGCGCGCCCTTGCCGGTGCGTGCCGGGTTGACGTACTTCAGGAAGCTCTGTTCGTCGACGTCGAAGGAGGCGTACATGGGATCCACGGACACCAGCGTCGTCAGCGGCGTGGACGCCGCGCCGGCGGCGACCAGGTTGCCCACCGTCACTTCGGCGCGCGAGACGCGGCCCGACACGGGCGCCACGATGTGCGTGTAGCCCAGGTTCAGGCGGGCGATTTCCAGCGCGGCCTGGGCCGCCTTCAGGTTGGCGGCCGCTTCGCGCGCATCGTTCTGCTTCTGTTCGAAGTCGCGGCGGGCGATCGCGTTGTCGGCGATCAGCCGCTGAGCCCGGGCCTGCTCGGACGACGTATAGGCCACGCGGGCCTTGGCGCCGGCCAGGTTGGCTTCCGCGCGGTCGACCTCGGCCTGGTAGGGCAGGGGGTCGATGGTGAAGAGCTCATCGCCCTTGCGCACCAGGCTGCCGTCCTTGAAGTGCACGGCCACCAGGGTGCCGGACACGCGCGGGCGGATTTCCACGCGGTCAACGGCTTCCAGGCGTCCGGAATAGCTCTGCCAGTCCGTGATGGAGCGTTCCACGACCTCGGCGACGTCCACGGGCGCCGCGGGCGGGGCGCCGGCCGCCGTGGCGGTGTTGGTCCCATGGCCCCGGACCAGGACGATACCGCCGGCGATGGCGATGACAACGGCGAAGGTGGCCGCCAATGCGTAGCGACTGCGCAACACAGACATGAGGATCCTCTTTCTTAGGGATACGGCGGACGTGGCGAACGAATCCCCGGTGCGCGACGGCGGCGCGGATCACGGAAACCGGGCTGGCGATGCCCGGTTGGCGGCGGGTGCCGCCCTGACGCTGGTTTTTATCGTTGTCCACGCCTGGGCGTGGCTTGCCGGCCGGCCGGTCCTTGGCGAAAACCGGTCTGGCGCGGCGCGC
This genomic interval from Bordetella genomosp. 8 contains the following:
- a CDS encoding efflux RND transporter periplasmic adaptor subunit — protein: MSVLRSRYALAATFAVVIAIAGGIVLVRGHGTNTATAAGAPPAAPVDVAEVVERSITDWQSYSGRLEAVDRVEIRPRVSGTLVAVHFKDGSLVRKGDELFTIDPLPYQAEVDRAEANLAGAKARVAYTSSEQARAQRLIADNAIARRDFEQKQNDAREAAANLKAAQAALEIARLNLGYTHIVAPVSGRVSRAEVTVGNLVAAGAASTPLTTLVSVDPMYASFDVDEQSFLKYVNPARTGKGAPVPVFMGLANEDGYSRRGNVQYVDNRLDTGSGTIRVRATFENGDGTLVPGLYARIRLGGGNPHNAILIDERALGTDQSKRFVMVVDGQNHVQYREVQLGASQDGLRVITAGLKPGEHIVVNGLQRVRPGDAVAPTVVPMAGLESAMRTSQTKTPADPA